A single window of Crassostrea angulata isolate pt1a10 chromosome 8, ASM2561291v2, whole genome shotgun sequence DNA harbors:
- the LOC128158349 gene encoding interferon-induced protein 44-like, protein MPELLSKKYRDQLVTWIGRTCHFQLLYKISRDGCSAPTFHQKCDGQGATVTVLYNTNNTIYGGYLSQSWNSSGNYINDSNAFLFRLQYNGSSNPLKFPISQPTFAGLGQSNYGPTFGSGHDIHTLSGTISKSGSGFSLNGYVHSIGNSYKLNGQNANTITNNSLQVTDSEVYKVIDGPGQTVPDLDKPWREHDGWTNETMQALKESLLDYKPMTETKVTAANILLIGQIGAGKSSFFNSVNSIFRGKITSKACSGSFEHSVTTMYRQYKVKDFSKGKFLNFRVCDTRGFEEEFALDAQEISFILDGNIPDRYQFNPLVPFTPDTPGYIKDPNLKDKIHCVAFVIDGSTVDVMSDKVQKRMKDLQVRMNHRGLPQVVFLTKLDKICPVVNEDVKHTFTSTAVCDAVEKVAEIMGLPRAHVLPVKNYESETKLKTTVDILLMEALQRCLDFADDYMDEQLDKMAAEGKNVQSKD, encoded by the exons ATGCCGGAGCTTCTTAGCAAGAAATACAGAGACCAACTGGTCACGTGGATCGGTAGGACCTGtcactttcagttgttgtacaAAATCAGCAGGGACGGGTGTTCGGCCCCGACTTTTCACCAGAAGTGTGACGGTCAGGGCGCCACGGTAACAGTCCTGTACAACACAAACAACACTATCTACGGCGGCTACCTGTCACAGAGCTGGAACTCTAGTGGCAATTACATAAACGACTCGAACGCCTTCCTTTTCCGTTTGCAGTATAATGGATCATCCAATCCACTGAAGTTTCCAATCAGTCAGCCAACGTTTGCTGGATTGGGACAGAGTAATTATGGTCCAACCTTTGGCAGCGGGCATGATATTCATACATTAAGTGGAACAATATCCAAGTCAGGGAGTGGGTTTTCACTGAATGGATACGTACACAGTATTGGAAACAGTTACAAACTTAATGGACAGAACGCAAACACAATAACAAACAACAGTCTTCAAGTCACAGACTCGGAGGTTTACAAAGTAATAG aTGGGCCGGGTCAGACAGTTCCAGATCTAGACAAACCCTGGAGAGAACACGATGGATGGACAAATGAA ACAATGCAAGCACTAAAGGAGTCCTTGCTTGACTACAAACCTATGACAGAAACAAAGGTGACAGCAGCAAACATCCTTCTGATCGGTCAGATAGGCGCAGGAAAATCCAGCTTCTTTAACTCTGTCAACTCTATTTTCCGGGGGAAAATTACCAGCAAGGCTTGTAGTGGGAGCTTCGAACACAGTGTGACAACGatg TATCGACAGTACAAAGTAAAGGATTTTTCCAAAGGGAAGTTTCTTAACTTTCGCGTGTGCGACACTCGTGGCTTTGAGGAAGAATTTGCACTTGATGCTCaggaaatttcatttattttggaTGGAAATATTCCTGACCGGTACCAG TTTAACCCTTTGGTTCCTTTCACACCGGATACCCCTGGATATATCAAAGACCCAAACCTAAAAGACAAAATTCACTGCGTGGCGTTTGTCATAGATGGCAGCACTGTTGATGTTATGTCGGACAAAGTCCAAAAACGGATGAAAGATCTACAAGTCAGAATGAACCATAGAG GGTTACCTCAGGTTGTCTTCTTAACCAAACTAGACAAAATATGCCCGGTTGTAAATGAAGATGTTAAACACACGTTTACGAGTACCGCTGTCTGTGACGCCGTGGAGAAAGTAGCAGAAATAATGGGTCTTCCACGTGCCCACGTGCTTCCGGTGAAGAATTACGAGAGCGAGACTAAGCTGAAGACTACAGTGGACATTTTGTTAATGGAAGCTCTGCAGCGATGCCTGGACTTTGCTGATGATTACATGGATGAACAACTTGACAAAATGGCAGCAGAAGGAAAGAACGTTCAAAGCAAAGATTAG
- the LOC128158347 gene encoding interferon-induced protein 44-like isoform X2 has product MPELLNKNYRDQLVTWIGKPCHFRLLYKISRDGCSPTSFHQQCDGQGATVTVLYNTNNTIYGGYLSQSWNSNGGYIEDSDAFLFRLQYNKSSDPLKFPVNDKSKAGYGSSVYGPTFGDGHDIYTFSGTITRSGNEFPLNGSVSKIGKSYNLNSQTVDTVTNNSLNVTDLEIYRIVDREDEEKPWREHFEWTTKTMQELKETLQVYEPRMEANVPAANILLIGQIGAGKSSFFNSVDSIFRGRVTNKACSGSSERSITTMYRRYELKDSSTKKVLNFRLCDTCGFQEGSALDAQEFSFIVCGNLPDCYRFNPLVPFESDTPGYIKNPDLKDKIHCVAFVIDGSTVDVMPDKVLKHMKDLQARMNHRGLPQVVLLTKIDKICPEVADDVTKTYTGTAVCDAVNKAAEIMGLPSAQILPVKNYVSEPNLKIALDILIMNALKRCIDFADDFMDEQLLRISAEEKKSDTENQIKKFD; this is encoded by the exons ATGCCGGAGCTCCTTAACAAGAATTACAGGGACCAGTTGGTCACGTGGATCGGTAAGCcctgtcacttccggttgttGTACAAGATCAGCAGGGACGGATGTTCACCTACATCATTTCATCAACAATGTGACGGTCAGGGTGCCACTGTGACAGTCCTGTACAACACAAACAACACGATATACGGCGGCTATCTGTCACAGAGCTGGAACTCTAATGGTGGATACATTGAAGATTCGGACGCCTTCCTGTTCCGGTTGCAATATAATAAATCATCCGACCCATTAAAGTTTCCAGTAAATGACAAAAGCAAAGCTGGATATGGAAGCTCTGTATACGGACCAACCTTTGGCGATGGGCatgatatttatacatttagCGGAACAATAACCAGATCAGGGAATGAGTTTCCTCTCAATGGATCCGTCAGCAAAATTGGAAAGAGTTACAATCTGAACAGTCAGACAGTAGACACTGTTACAAATAATAGTCTGAATGTCACCGACCTGGAGATTTATAGAATTGTAGATC GCGAGGATGAAGAAAAGCCCTGGAGAGAACACTTTGAGTGGACAACTAAG ACAATGCAAGAACTTAAGGAGACGTTGCAAGTCTACGAACCCAGGATGGAAGCAAACGTGCCAGCAGCAAACATCCTTCTGATTGGTCAGATCGGCGCGGGAAAATCGAGCTTCTTTAATTCTGTTGATTCAATATTTCGCGGCAGAGTCACGAATAAAGCATGTAGTGGAAGTTCCGAGCGCAGCATCACGACAATG TATCGACGTTATGAACTGAAAGATAGCTCCACGAAGAAAGTTCTTAATTTCCGTTTGTGTGACACCTGTGGGTTCCAGGAAGGATCTGCACTTGATGCACAAGAATTTTCTTTCATCGTTTGTGGAAACCTCCCAGATTGTTACAGG TTTAATCCCTTGGTACCTTTTGAATCGGATACTCCAGGGTACATTAAAAACCCGGATTTAAAAGACAAAATTCACTGCGTGGCATTTGTTATAGATGGCAGCACTGTTGATGTAATGCCGGACAAAGTACTTAAACATATGAAAGATCTACAAGCAAGAATGAACCATAGAG GTTTACCACAAGTTGTGTTGCTGACAAAGATTGACAAAATATGCCCTGAAGTAGCTGACGATGTAACGAAAACATATACAGGTACAGCTGTTTGCGATGCCGTGAATAAAGCAGCAGAAATCATGGGGCTGCCATCTGCTCAGATTCTTCCGGTAAAAAATTACGTAAGCGAACCAAACCTGAAAATAGCTTTAGACATTCTGATAATGAATGCCTTGAAGCGATGCATCGATTTTGCCGATGATTTTATGGACGAACAACTACTCAGAATATCagcagaagaaaaaaaaagtgacaCAGAGAACCAAATCAAAAAATTTGATTAG
- the LOC128158347 gene encoding interferon-induced protein 44-like isoform X1, translating to MPELLNKNYRDQLVTWIGKPCHFRLLYKISRDGCSPTSFHQQCDGQGATVTVLYNTNNTIYGGYLSQSWNSNGGYIEDSDAFLFRLQYNKSSDPLKFPVNDKSKAGYGSSVYGPTFGDGHDIYTFSGTITRSGNEFPLNGSVSKIGKSYNLNSQTVDTVTNNSLNVTDLEIYRIVDREDEEKPWREHFEWTTKVYLVLSIVKAKKTMQELKETLQVYEPRMEANVPAANILLIGQIGAGKSSFFNSVDSIFRGRVTNKACSGSSERSITTMYRRYELKDSSTKKVLNFRLCDTCGFQEGSALDAQEFSFIVCGNLPDCYRFNPLVPFESDTPGYIKNPDLKDKIHCVAFVIDGSTVDVMPDKVLKHMKDLQARMNHRGLPQVVLLTKIDKICPEVADDVTKTYTGTAVCDAVNKAAEIMGLPSAQILPVKNYVSEPNLKIALDILIMNALKRCIDFADDFMDEQLLRISAEEKKSDTENQIKKFD from the exons ATGCCGGAGCTCCTTAACAAGAATTACAGGGACCAGTTGGTCACGTGGATCGGTAAGCcctgtcacttccggttgttGTACAAGATCAGCAGGGACGGATGTTCACCTACATCATTTCATCAACAATGTGACGGTCAGGGTGCCACTGTGACAGTCCTGTACAACACAAACAACACGATATACGGCGGCTATCTGTCACAGAGCTGGAACTCTAATGGTGGATACATTGAAGATTCGGACGCCTTCCTGTTCCGGTTGCAATATAATAAATCATCCGACCCATTAAAGTTTCCAGTAAATGACAAAAGCAAAGCTGGATATGGAAGCTCTGTATACGGACCAACCTTTGGCGATGGGCatgatatttatacatttagCGGAACAATAACCAGATCAGGGAATGAGTTTCCTCTCAATGGATCCGTCAGCAAAATTGGAAAGAGTTACAATCTGAACAGTCAGACAGTAGACACTGTTACAAATAATAGTCTGAATGTCACCGACCTGGAGATTTATAGAATTGTAGATC GCGAGGATGAAGAAAAGCCCTGGAGAGAACACTTTGAGTGGACAACTAAG GTTTACCTGGTACTGTCCATTGTTAAAGCAAAGAAG ACAATGCAAGAACTTAAGGAGACGTTGCAAGTCTACGAACCCAGGATGGAAGCAAACGTGCCAGCAGCAAACATCCTTCTGATTGGTCAGATCGGCGCGGGAAAATCGAGCTTCTTTAATTCTGTTGATTCAATATTTCGCGGCAGAGTCACGAATAAAGCATGTAGTGGAAGTTCCGAGCGCAGCATCACGACAATG TATCGACGTTATGAACTGAAAGATAGCTCCACGAAGAAAGTTCTTAATTTCCGTTTGTGTGACACCTGTGGGTTCCAGGAAGGATCTGCACTTGATGCACAAGAATTTTCTTTCATCGTTTGTGGAAACCTCCCAGATTGTTACAGG TTTAATCCCTTGGTACCTTTTGAATCGGATACTCCAGGGTACATTAAAAACCCGGATTTAAAAGACAAAATTCACTGCGTGGCATTTGTTATAGATGGCAGCACTGTTGATGTAATGCCGGACAAAGTACTTAAACATATGAAAGATCTACAAGCAAGAATGAACCATAGAG GTTTACCACAAGTTGTGTTGCTGACAAAGATTGACAAAATATGCCCTGAAGTAGCTGACGATGTAACGAAAACATATACAGGTACAGCTGTTTGCGATGCCGTGAATAAAGCAGCAGAAATCATGGGGCTGCCATCTGCTCAGATTCTTCCGGTAAAAAATTACGTAAGCGAACCAAACCTGAAAATAGCTTTAGACATTCTGATAATGAATGCCTTGAAGCGATGCATCGATTTTGCCGATGATTTTATGGACGAACAACTACTCAGAATATCagcagaagaaaaaaaaagtgacaCAGAGAACCAAATCAAAAAATTTGATTAG
- the LOC128158353 gene encoding interferon-induced protein 44-like: MQKLKDTLQVYEPRMETNVTAANILLIGQIGAGKSSFFNSVDSIFRGRVMNKACSGNSERSITTMYRRFELKDSSTKKFLNFRLCDTCGFQEGFSFDAQEFSFIVCGNLPDCYRFNPLVPFESDSAGYIKKPELKDKIHCVAFVIDSSTVDVMPDKVLKHMKDLQARMTHRGLPHVVLLTKIDKLSPEADDDVTNTYTHTAVCEAVNKAAEIMGLPSAHIFPIKNYVSEPNLKTALDILIMKALKRCLEFADDFMDEQLLRKAAEEKMNCTEVESDQNHIEKKFENMIN, encoded by the exons ATGCAAAAACTTAAAGACACGTTGCAAGTCTACGAACCCAGGATGGAAACAAACGTGACTGCAGCAAACATCCTTCTGATTGGTCAGATCGGCGCGGGAAAATCGAGCTTCTTTAATTCTGTTGATTCAATATTTCGCGGCAGAGTCATGAATAAAGCATGTAGTGGGAATTCAGAGCGCAGCATCACAACAATG TACCGACGTTTTGAACTGAAAGATAGCTCCACgaaaaaatttctaaatttcCGCTTGTGTGACACTTGTGGATTCCAGGAAGGATTTTCTTTTGATGCACAAGAGTTTTCCTTTATCGTTTGTGGAAACCTTCCAGATTGTTACCGG TTTAATCCCTTGGTACCTTTTGAATCGGATTCCGCTGGGTACATCAAAAAGCCGGAATTAAAAGACAAAATTCACTGTGTGGCATTTGTTATAGATAGCAGCACCGTTGATGTAATGCCGGACAAAGTACTTAAACACATGAAAGATCTACAAGCCAGGATGACCCATAGAG GTTTACCACATGTTGTGTTGTTAACAAAGATTGACAAGCTAAGCCCAGAAGCAGATGACGATGTAACCAATACTTATACACATACAGCTGTCTGTGAAGCCGTGAATAAAGCAGCAGAAATCATGGGACTGCCATCTGCTCACATTTTTCCGATCAAAAATTATGTAAGCGAACCAAACCTAAAAACAGCTTTAGACATTTTGATAATGAAGGCCTTGAAGCGATGCCTCGAGTTTGCCGATGATTTTATGGATGAACAACTACTCAGAAAAGCAGCAgaagaaaaaatgaattgcACAGAAGTTGAAAGTGATCAGAATCACATAgagaaaaaatttgaaaatatgattaattaG